One segment of Panicum virgatum strain AP13 chromosome 3K, P.virgatum_v5, whole genome shotgun sequence DNA contains the following:
- the LOC120699218 gene encoding phosphatidylinositol transfer protein PDR16-like isoform X2 — MSYLFQTRSEKATQQKPESSEEHQRKDDLASIENEVRRAYIPDYLDKNGRTVFVIMTSIKSLTSTKEHIQQLVYNLENMAMNSEDAQEENVVWMCNFSGWTLSSTPLWETRESLHIIQKYYPGLIGAAILCNPPKIFESFWKIIKQFLEPTLQEKIKFIYSNNAESQRIMTDMFDMDKLESAFGGRNTASLDINKYAERMRRIDQIRVTCKHANRST, encoded by the exons ATGAGCTATCTGTTCCAGACCAGGAGTGAAAAAGCGACGCAACAAAAGCCAGAATCTTCAGAAGAACATCAGCGAAAG GACGACCTTGCTAGCATCGAGAACGAGGTTCGACGAGCGTATATACCAGATTATCTCGACAAGAATGGCCGAACTGTGTTCGTGATTATGACGTCAATAAAG AGCTTAACTTCAACAAAGGAACATATTCAACAGCTAGTGTATAACCTGGAAAATATGGCCATGAACTCAGAAGATGCACAAGAAGAGAATGTTGTTTGGATGTGTAATTTCAGTGGTTGGACACTATCATCTACGCCATTATGGGAGACCCGTGAATCGCTGCACATAATTCAGAAGTATTATCCAGGGTTGATTGGAGCCGCGATTCTCTGCAACCCTCCCAAGATATTTGAATCATTCTGGAAG ATTATAAAGCAGTTCCTCGAACCAACATTGCAAGAGAagataaaatttatttacagcAACAATGCAGAGAGCCAGAGGATTATGACTGATATGTTTGACATGGACAAGCTGGAGTCTGCATTTGGTGGAAGAAACACAGCTAGCCTTGATATTAACAAGTATGCTGAAAGAATGAGAAGAATAGATCAGATAAGGGTAACATGCAAGCACGCAAATAGAAGCACCTGA
- the LOC120699218 gene encoding phosphatidylinositol transfer protein 3-like isoform X1 — translation MEMPSFLSDGTIRRFLRSRNWSTEKAAKSLKEAIKWRRQFKPETICWDDLASIENEVRRAYIPDYLDKNGRTVFVIMTSIKSLTSTKEHIQQLVYNLENMAMNSEDAQEENVVWMCNFSGWTLSSTPLWETRESLHIIQKYYPGLIGAAILCNPPKIFESFWKIIKQFLEPTLQEKIKFIYSNNAESQRIMTDMFDMDKLESAFGGRNTASLDINKYAERMRRIDQIRVTCKHANRST, via the exons ATGGAGATGCCGAGCTTCTTGTCGGACGGCACGATCCGCCGGTTCCTCCGGTCAAGGAACTGGAGCACAGAGAAAGCGGCCAAGTCTCTGAAAGAAGCTATCAAGTGGAGGCGCCAATTCAAGCCAGAAACGATTTGTTGG GACGACCTTGCTAGCATCGAGAACGAGGTTCGACGAGCGTATATACCAGATTATCTCGACAAGAATGGCCGAACTGTGTTCGTGATTATGACGTCAATAAAG AGCTTAACTTCAACAAAGGAACATATTCAACAGCTAGTGTATAACCTGGAAAATATGGCCATGAACTCAGAAGATGCACAAGAAGAGAATGTTGTTTGGATGTGTAATTTCAGTGGTTGGACACTATCATCTACGCCATTATGGGAGACCCGTGAATCGCTGCACATAATTCAGAAGTATTATCCAGGGTTGATTGGAGCCGCGATTCTCTGCAACCCTCCCAAGATATTTGAATCATTCTGGAAG ATTATAAAGCAGTTCCTCGAACCAACATTGCAAGAGAagataaaatttatttacagcAACAATGCAGAGAGCCAGAGGATTATGACTGATATGTTTGACATGGACAAGCTGGAGTCTGCATTTGGTGGAAGAAACACAGCTAGCCTTGATATTAACAAGTATGCTGAAAGAATGAGAAGAATAGATCAGATAAGGGTAACATGCAAGCACGCAAATAGAAGCACCTGA